The proteins below are encoded in one region of Hordeum vulgare subsp. vulgare chromosome 3H, MorexV3_pseudomolecules_assembly, whole genome shotgun sequence:
- the LOC123439491 gene encoding citrate-binding protein-like codes for MASLTSSPWLHLLLLLVAMGTFAAAGGSGNPTAGFQKVQLADGDFQVQSPYNVPESQRFEYRNGVRTFWVHRNDKPFNTATHTNPRSEVRLRDHDYSSGVWQFEGYGYVPSGTSGVSVMQIHNEEGAAHSTVLMLHVYDGVLRFYSGAAVEANIYDRWFRLNVMHDVGASTVAVYVDDEHKFSTNVTPSKSYYFKFGVYMQHHDQSSCMESRWTNVTLYTKHY; via the exons ATGGCTTCTCTCACAAGTAGCCCGTGGCTTCATCTCCTACTGCTTCTCGTGGCCATGGGCACGTTCGCGGCAGCCGGTGGCAGCGGGAACCCCACAGCCGGGTTCCAGAAGGTGCAGCTCGCCGACGGCGATTTCCAGGTTCAGAGCCCCTACAACGTGCCGGAGAGCCAGCGGTTCGAGTACCGCAACGGCGTGCGGACGTTCTGGGTGCACCGAAATGACAAGCCCTTCAACACCGCCACACACACCAACCCGCGCTCCGAAGTCAGGCTCCGA GACCATGACTACTCGTCGGGGGTGTGGCAGTTCGAGGGCTACGGCTACGTGCCTTCGGGGACCTCCGGCGTGTCCGTGATGCAGATCCACAACGAGGAGGGCGCCGCGCACTCGACGGTTCTGATGTTGCATGTCTACGACGGCGTCCTACGGTTCTACAGCGGGGCGGCCGTCGAGGCCAACATCTACGACCGGTGGTTCCGCCTCAACGTGATGCACGACGTCGGCGCATCCACGGTGGCCGTGTATGTCGATGACGAGCACAAGTTCAGCACCAACGTGACCCCTAGCAAGTCCTACTACTTCAAGTTCGGAGTCTACATGCAGCACCACGACCAATCCAGCTGCATGGAGTCACGATGGACCAACGTCACTCTCTATACTAAGCACTACTAG